The DNA window GGCCGTGCATGACGCTGCGCAGCGCGTCATGGATCTCGGCCTCGATCTGGGCGTCGACGGCGGAGGTGGCGTCGTCCAGGAGCAGGATGCGCGGGTTGGCGAGGATGGCGCGGGCCAGGGCTATGCGCTGGCGCTGGCCGCCGGAGAGGGTGAGGCCCTGCTCGCCGACGACGGTGTCGTAGCCGTCGGGCAGCGCGGCGATGAACCCTTCGGCCTGGGCGGCGCGGGCGGCGGCCTCGATCTGGCGGTCGGTGGCGTGGGCGTGCCCGTACGCGATGTTGGTGCGGATGGAGTCGGAGAACAGGAAGCTGTCCTCGGGGACGATGCCGATGGCGGCGCGCAGCGAGTCCAGGGTGAGGTCGCGGACGTCGTGGCCGTGGACACGTACGGTCCCGGCGGTGGCGTCGTAGAAGCGGGGCACCAGCATGCCGACGGTGGACTTGCCCGAGCCGGAGGCGCCGACCAGGGCGACGGTCTCGCCGGGGGCCAGGTGGAGGGTGAGGTCCTGGATGACGGGGGCGGGGGCGTCGGAGGTGGCGTGGGTGGCCTGGGTGGCGTGGGTGTAGGCGAAGGTGACGTGGTCGAAGGCGAGGGCGGGGGTGGTGTCGTGTCCGGCCGGCTCGTCGGGGTCCAGGGTGACCGCGTCGGGCTTCTCGCTGATGACCGGGCGCTCGTCGATGAGCTGGAGGACGCGTTCCACGCCCGCCCTGGCCTGCTGGCCGACCGTGAGGATCATGGTGAGCATCCGGACTGGGCCGGTCATCTGGGCAATGTAGGTGGAGAAGGCGACAAAGGTGCCGAGGGTGACCTCGCCGCGCACCGCCAGCCAGCCGCCGAGGGCCAGCACGGCCACCTGGCCGAGGGCCGGGATCGCCTGCATCGCGGGGGTGTAGTGGCTGTTGAGGCGGATGGAGCGCAGCCGGGCGGCGAAGAGGTGACGGGAGACCCGTTCCAGGCGGCCGAGTTCCTGCTCCTCCTGGCCGAACCCCTTGACCACGCGGACGCCGGTGACCGCGCCGTCCACGACTCCGGCGACGGCTGCGGCCTGCTGCTGGGCGGCCCAGGTCGCGGGGAACAGCCGTCGGCGGCTGAGCTGCGCGAACCACCACAGGGCCGGGCCCATCACCAGGGCGACCACGGTGAGCAGCGGGGAGAGCCAGAGCATGACGGCGATGGACATGCCGAAGAGCAGGACGTTGCCCGTCATCATCGGCAGCATCGACAGCAGGCCCACCACCAGTTGGAGGTCGGAGGTGGCGCGGCCGACGACCTGGCCGGTGTCCAGCTGGTCCTGGCGGGCGCCGTCGAAGCGGGTGAGGGAGCGGAAGAGGTCGGTGCGCAGGTCGTGCTGGACGTCGAGCGCGAGGCGTCCGCCGTAGTAGCGGCGCACCCAGGTGAGGCCGAAGACGACTACGGCGGCGAGGATCAGCAGCACTGCCCAAGGGGCGAGGGACCGGGTGTGGTCGGTGACGACGTCGTCGATGATCAGCTTGGTGACCAGGGGGACAACGGCGGTGACCGCCATGCCGGCGAGGGAGGCGCCGAAGGAGAGCAGCACATTGCGCCGGTAGGGACGGCAGTAGCCGACCAGGCGGCGCAGCCAGCCGCCGGCGGTCGGCTCCTGCGGCGCCGATGTTTCCCCGGCGGAGTCATGAGCCTCAAACATATTTAGAGATACTAATCATCTTCCCGGGCAGGCGTCCATCGGGTTTTCCGGTCATGGCTGCCGCCCCGGTGCCCAGCCGTAGGCGCGCTCCACGTGCAGCCGGACCACCAGGCGGCGGTCGGCCACCATCGCGGCGCGGTACTCGTCCCAGTCGGGGTGCTCGCCCTGGATCAGCCGGTAGACCTCGACCAGCTCCTCCACGACCGCGTCATACGGGTCGGCGGCGACCGGGGTCAACTCGGCGGTGCCCTCGGCGACGGCGTACGAGCCGAAGTCGGGGGTGGTGACATAGAGGCTGGCGCGGGGGTCGCGGCGCAGATTGGCGGTCTTGGCCCGGTCGGCGGTGGTGGAGATGCGGGCGGTACGGGTCGCCGGGTCGTAGCTGAGGCTGACGTTGGAGAGCTGCGGGCGACCGTCCCGCTTGAGGGTCACCAGCGCGGCGGCGCGGGCGCTGCCGAGCAGGTCTTCGAGGGCCGGGGGGATGGCCTCTGCCATGGGCTCCACCTTGTCTCCGGAGTCGTGGTTGCGACTCCAGCATCCCTTCCCGGGGCGGTGCGCCGCACCCGTCCACGGCCTGGCGGAGGGTGCGGCGAAGGTCGTACGACCAGGGGGGTCAGGGGGTGGGGTGGGGTGGGGTGGTGTGGTGTGGGGTCAGGGGGTGGGGCGGGTGGCCGCGATCTGGCGGGACATGACGGTGGTCAGCTCGTAGGCGGTGTGGGAGGCGGCGACGGCGGTGATCTCGGCGTGGTCGTACGCCGGGGCGACCTCGACCAGGTCGGCGGAGACCAGGTTGCAGGAGGCCAGGCCACGGATGATCTCCAGCAGTTCGCGGGAGGTGAGGCCGCCGGCCTCGGGGGTGCCGGTGCCGGGGGCGTGCGCCGGGTCGAGGACGTCGATGTCGATGGAGATGTAGAGGGGGCGGTCGCCGATACGGGCCCGCAACTGGTCCGCGACCTCGTCGACGCCCCGGCGCATCACATCGGCGGAGGTGACGATGCCGAAGCCCATCCGCTCGTCGTCGGCGAGGTCCTGCTTGCCGTAGAGCGGGCCTCGGGTGCCCACGTGGGAGAGGGCGGAGGTGTCGAGGATGCCCTCCTCGACGGCGCGGCGGAACGGGGTGCCATGGGTGTACTCGGCGCCGAAGTAGGTGTCCCAGGTGTCCAGGTGGGCGTCGAAGTGCAGCAGGGCGACGGGGCCGTGCTTGGCGGCGACGGCGCGGAGGAGGGGGAGTGCGATGGTGTGGTCCCCGCCGAGGGTCATCAGGCGGGCGCCGGTCGCGAGGAGGTCGGTGGCGGCTGCCTCGATGGTCTCGATGGCCTCGTTGATGTCGAACGGGTTGACCGCGATGTCGCCGGCGTCGGCGACCTGGGCGAGGGCGAAGGGGGAGGCGTCCTGGGCCGGGTTGTAGGGGCGCAGGAGGCGGCTGGCCTCGCGGATGGCATTGCCGCCGAAGCGGGCGCCGGGGCGGTAGGAGACGCCGGTGTCGAAGGGGATGCCGACGACGGCGACATCGGCGTCGGTGGGGGCGTCGAGCTGGTCGATGCGGGGGAGCCGGGCGAAGGTGGCGGGGCCTGCGTAGCGGGGGGTGCGGCTGGCGTCGACGGGGCCGCGGGGAGGGGTGCTCATGAGGGGTCCTTCGCTCGGGCGTGGTTTGTCGCGGGTCGGGGTGCGGGGTTGTGGTTGGGGTTGTGTGGGCTGGTGCGGGTGTCGGCCGGTCCGGGGTGGGGGGAAGGTCTTGTCCGTGCGGGATTGGTGAGGGTGGGTGGGTCTGGGTCTTGCAGGGTGAACGCTAGCCAGGCGGGGGGTTTCGCTGAAGTGGAGGTTTCATCCATTCTGGTGGGGAGTGGTGGATGGTCTGCACAGGTGGAGGTGGCATGGAGGTGGCACGTCGGCTGCCGTCGGCGGATGTGACGGCGGTGCCGTTGAGCGTGGTGCTGGCGCGGGTGGAGTTGGCGCTGGAGCGGATCGCGGGGCCGGCGGAGGACCGGCCGGTGGCGATGGTGCAGGCGAGCGAGCTGGACGATCCGGCGCAGTATCTGCTGGGGGGTGAGCTGCTGCTGACGGCGGGGGTGCACTTCCCGGAGTCGGCGGAGGCGGTGGACGCGTATGTGCGGAGGGTGGCGGCGGCCGGGGTGGCGGCGCTGGGGTTCGGGGTGGCGCCGGTGCACCCGGAGGTGCCACGGGAATTGGTGGCGGCGTGCGAGCGGTATGGGCTGCCGCTGCTGAGGGTTCCGCCGCAGACGCCGTTTGTGGCGGTGGGGCGCGCGGTGTACGCGGCGATGGCGGAGGCGCGGAGCCGGGATCTGCGGCGGCTGTCGCAGGCGCAGGCCGCGCTGGCGTCGGCGGCGGCGCGGCCGGATGCGGTGGAGGCGGTGCTGCGGCAGCTGGCGGCGCGGCTGGGGGCGTGGGCGGTGCTGCTGGACGGGGAGGGGCGCGAGCTGTTCGCGGCGGGGGCGCGGCCCGGGTCGCCGGTCCCGGAGCGGCTGCGGTCGTTGGCCGGGCAGTTGGCGGCGCGGTCGGCGCGGACGCCGGGGTCGGCCACGGAGCACCATGCGGGGGCGCAGTTGGTGGTGCACACGCTGGCGGGCGAGTCGTTGCTGGGGCTGGCGGCGGGGCGGTCGCTGACGTCGCTGGAACGGTCGGTGGCGGGGGTGGGGGTGGTGCTGCTGTCGCTGCTGAGCGGGCCACGGCATGCGCTGGGCGGGGACACCAGGAGCGCGGCGGCAATGGTGCGGGTGCTGCTGGGGGCGGAGGCGTCTGAGGTGGCGCCGCTGCTGCATCCGGCGGAGAGCGAGGGGCGCTGGGTGGTGGTGTGCGGGCGGAGTACCGGGCGGGGGAAGCGGGGGGCGCGGTGCACCTGGCGGCGCTGGGGACGGCGTTGGGCACGCCCTATCTGGAGGTGGCGGGGGAGTCGCTGCGGGCGGTGGTGCCGCTGCGGGGGCGGGAGGCGGAGGAGGCGTCGTTTGCGCTGCCGGAGCGGCTGGGGTGGACGCTGGGGTGAGCGGACCGGTGGTCGCCGGGGATCTGGGGCTCGCGGCGGCCCAGGCGGAGCGGGCGTTGCGGCGGGCGCTGGCCGTGGGGAGCGCGGTGCTGCGGCACCGGGAGGCGGAGCCGAGCGTGCATGGGCTGGTGGCGCCGGGGGAGGCGGAGGCGCTGGCACGGGCCCGGTTCGCGGCGTTGCGGGAGGCGGGGCCGCCGGGGGAGGCGGTGCTGCTGGAGACGCTGAGGACCTGGCTGTCACTGCACGGCAGTTGGGACCGTACGGCGGTGGCGCTGGATCTGCACCGCAACACGGTCCGGCAGCGCATCGCCCGGATCGGTGGGCTGCTGGAGGTGGATCTGGCGGATGCGGATGTGCGGATGGAGCTGTGGTTCGCGCTGCGGTGGCTGCCGGAGGCGGACGACCGGGGGTGAGGCCGTTCGGGTGGTTGGGTGATCCATGGCGGTGGGGGCGGGGTACGGGGCTGGGATGCGACTGGTCGGCAGGGGTTAGCGGGCGTGGCCGTCGGGGCCGGCGGCGGCGCTGAAGGCGCCCAGGGCGAGGCGGTGCAGCAGGGCCGCGATGGTGTCGCGGTCGAGCGTCGGCTGCGCGCCGCGCTGGCCGGCGCTGTGCGGGGTGGAGTTCAGCAGGCCGAAGACGGCGTGGACGGCGGCGCGGGCGCCGGGTTCCTCGGCGAGGGCGGAGGGCGCGGGGAAGGCGCGGCGGACCACGGCCACCCAGAGCTCGACATAGCTGCGCTGGAGGCGGCGCACCCGGTGGCGGTCCTCGTCCTTGAGGTGCAGCAGTTCCCGGTCGTGGAGGGTGATCAGGTCCTGGTCGTCCAGCGCGAAGTCGATATGGCCACGGATCAGGGCGTCCAGCGCCGCAGTGGCGTCGGACGCCTCCTCGGCGCGGCGGCGGCCCTCGTCCAGCAGCCGTTCGCTGATGCCCACCAGCAGGTCGGCCAGCATGGCGTCCTTGCCGGGGAAGTGCCGGTAGAGGCCGGGTCCGCTGATGCCGACCGCTTTGCCGATCTCGTCCACGCCCACGCCGAGGAAGCCGCGGGCGGCGAAGAGCCTGGCGGCCTCGCGGCGGATCTGGTCGCGGCGCGGGGTCGCGGCGGGAGCGTCGGTGTTCGGCATGCCCCGATCCTAGACAGTCCGGTTATCGGTGGTTAACCTGACCGCGTAAGTTAACGTTAATTAACCTCGTTGGGCACGGTCGCCGGCGCGGTGGGCCGGACGGGCTTGCGCGCCGCCCGGTTCAGGGGCAAAGGAGCTCTTGGGCATGGTCTTCTCGTCATACGCCGCCGCTCCCCCGACCTGGGCGGCCGAGGCAGCGGCGCCCCGGCTGGACACCACTGCCGATCCCGGGTCGGCCGCCTACCGCGCCAACACCGAGGCGCATACGGCGCTCGTCGGCGAGCTGCGCCGCAAGCTGGCCGCTGCCGCGCTCGGCGGCGGCGAGCGGGCCCGGCAGCGCCACATCGCTCGCGGCAAGCTGCTCCCCCGCGACCGGGTG is part of the Peterkaempfera bronchialis genome and encodes:
- a CDS encoding PPOX class F420-dependent oxidoreductase — encoded protein: MAEAIPPALEDLLGSARAAALVTLKRDGRPQLSNVSLSYDPATRTARISTTADRAKTANLRRDPRASLYVTTPDFGSYAVAEGTAELTPVAADPYDAVVEELVEVYRLIQGEHPDWDEYRAAMVADRRLVVRLHVERAYGWAPGRQP
- the speB gene encoding agmatinase, with product MSTPPRGPVDASRTPRYAGPATFARLPRIDQLDAPTDADVAVVGIPFDTGVSYRPGARFGGNAIREASRLLRPYNPAQDASPFALAQVADAGDIAVNPFDINEAIETIEAAATDLLATGARLMTLGGDHTIALPLLRAVAAKHGPVALLHFDAHLDTWDTYFGAEYTHGTPFRRAVEEGILDTSALSHVGTRGPLYGKQDLADDERMGFGIVTSADVMRRGVDEVADQLRARIGDRPLYISIDIDVLDPAHAPGTGTPEAGGLTSRELLEIIRGLASCNLVSADLVEVAPAYDHAEITAVAASHTAYELTTVMSRQIAATRPTP
- a CDS encoding helix-turn-helix domain-containing protein, with the protein product MSGPVVAGDLGLAAAQAERALRRALAVGSAVLRHREAEPSVHGLVAPGEAEALARARFAALREAGPPGEAVLLETLRTWLSLHGSWDRTAVALDLHRNTVRQRIARIGGLLEVDLADADVRMELWFALRWLPEADDRG
- a CDS encoding SACE_7040 family transcriptional regulator, with translation MPNTDAPAATPRRDQIRREAARLFAARGFLGVGVDEIGKAVGISGPGLYRHFPGKDAMLADLLVGISERLLDEGRRRAEEASDATAALDALIRGHIDFALDDQDLITLHDRELLHLKDEDRHRVRRLQRSYVELWVAVVRRAFPAPSALAEEPGARAAVHAVFGLLNSTPHSAGQRGAQPTLDRDTIAALLHRLALGAFSAAAGPDGHAR